A genomic region of Acidimicrobiales bacterium contains the following coding sequences:
- a CDS encoding glycosyltransferase family 1 protein produces the protein MGDTLMLPGHARYWSDRYPELLGRGAFLIAPAPPGSREHYQPGVHFVAYQPGQLDQVFRLVDEWARPEMAERRHAIATAAREHTLAHHTYHHRIRGLLDRLAELHPHLRAAP, from the coding sequence GTGGGCGACACCCTCATGCTCCCCGGCCACGCCCGCTACTGGTCGGACCGCTACCCCGAGCTGTTGGGCCGGGGCGCCTTCCTGATCGCCCCGGCGCCCCCGGGATCGAGGGAGCACTACCAGCCGGGCGTGCACTTCGTCGCCTACCAGCCCGGCCAGCTGGACCAGGTGTTCCGCCTCGTCGACGAGTGGGCCCGCCCCGAGATGGCCGAGCGACGCCACGCCATCGCCACAGCAGCCCGGGAGCACACCCTCGCCCACCACACCTACCACCACCGCATCCGCGGCCTGCTCGACCGGCTCGCCGAGCTGCACCCCCACCTGCGGGCGGCGCCATGA